The sequence below is a genomic window from Flectobacillus major DSM 103.
AAAACTTTTGTACGTTACCTATTTCTTGCTCTATACTTCGGCTATCTTGGCTCAAACGGCTGGTAATCCTGTATTTAAAGGCTGGTATGCCGACCCCGAAGGAATTATTTTTGGAAAAAAATACTGGATTTATCCTACATATTCTGCTCCTTACAATAAGCAAGTTTTCTTCGATGCGTTTTCTTCTACAGATTTAGTAACATGGACTAAGCACGAAAGAATTTTGGATACTACTGCCATAAAATGGGCGAAAAGAGCCGTATGGGCTCCTTCTATTATTGAAAAAGATGGAAAATACTTTTTGTTTTTTGGAGCAAACGATATCCAAAACGATAATGAATACGGTGGTATTGGTATAGCTGTAGCCGATAACCCTGCTGGCCCCTTCAAAGATTATTTGAATAAACCCCTCATTGATAAATTTCATAACGGGGCACAGCCTATCGACCAGTTTGTTTTTAAAGATAAAGATGAATATTACTTGATTTATGGCGGTTGGAGACACTGTAATATAGCTCATTTGAAAAAGGACTTTACGGGTTTTATTCCTTTTGAAGATGGTAAGATATTCAAAGAAATTACGCCAGAAAATTATGTCGAAGGCCCTTTTATGTTTAAAAAAGATGGCAAATATTATTTTATGTGGTCGGAAGGTGGCTGGACAGGCCCCAACTATAGTGTAGCATACGCCATAGCAGACTCGCCTTTTGGCCCATTTAAGCGTATCGGTAAAATACTGCAACAAGACCCAAAAATTGGTACTGGTGCAGGACACCATTCTGTAATTCATGACCCCAAAAGTAAAGATTGGTATATTGTATATCATAGAAGACCCCTCGACCAGACCGACGGAAATGCCCGTGTAACGTGTATTGACCAAATGTTTTTTGATAAAAACGGACTTATCAAACCTGTTGTTATCACAAACGAGGGTGTTAAAAAGAACACAATCAAATAACCCTATGAAATTGAGTGTTTATTGGCTGAAACCAATAAACACTCAATAACTAAACAACAAGATAGTAACTAGTACTTCTACCACCTGCGTCTTCTTTTTGAAGTATGCCTTTCTCAATTAAATCCTGAATATCTCGACCTGCAGTGTCTTGTGAACATTTGGCCATTTTTGCCCATTTAGATGATGATAATTTCCCTTCAATACCATCCTGTAGTTTAATAATCATCAATCGTTGTCGTTCGTTGAGCAATGTTTCTTTGTGTTTTTCCCAAAATAGAGCTTTTTGCAAAATCGTACTCAACATTTCATCACTGGTTTGTAAAGCTGTATAGAGGCAGCTCAAAAACCATTCTAACCATTGGGTAATATCAAGAGATGATTTTTGCGTTTTTTCTAAAATATCATAATAACTTTTTCTTTCCAAACGAATCTGTGTTGACATACTATAATAGCGTTGGGTATTTTGCTCGGCTCTTGCCAACTGCATGTCTGTTAAGGCACGGGCAATTCGGCCATTGCCATCGTCGAAAGGGTGAATCGTCACAAACCAAAGATGTGCAATACCTGCCTTTATAACAGGGTCGAGGGTATCGGTGTCGTTATTAAACCATCTGAAAAAAAGGCTCATTTCGTCATCTATTAGCTCAGCACTTGGAGCTTGATAATGAATACGTTCACGCCCCAAAGGCCCCGAAACAACCTGCATAGGCCCTTTGGTATTGTCTCGCCAGTTGCCTGTAACTACTTGGTACATACCACTCCAGCCTGAAGGAAACAGCGACGATTGCCAACCCCAAAGGCGTTCTCTGGTTAGCTTATCGGTATATTTCTGTGTAGCATCCAGCATCATTTCTACTACACCATCCACATTTCTATCTGATGGTACTAAGCCTGCTATTTCAATGCCCAATCTACGGGCAATAGACGAACGCACTTGAAGAGGGTTTAATACTTCGCCCTCGATTTCTGTAGATTTCAGAATATCATCGGTAAGATTTTTGAGGGTTGTTTCTGTTCTCACCGATATACCCACACCTTCCATTCTTCCAGCAATTTTTCCCTGCAAATACCGTACTTTGCCTAATAAGGGCGATAACAAGCTTTCGTCCCACTCAAAAAAAGGCCAACCTGCTCGTTGATATATATATAGACTCATGATAGAATAGCTATTTTAGGGTGAATATACGCATTATTCTCCGCAAAAATACTGAGAAAATGTCTTTTTTTCTCCGCATCATCATATCAGTATTTTTAATATACGTTAAGGTAATAGGTTAATATTTTCCTATTTTATTCACCAATTACCAAAGGTTAAACAGTTTTATCTAGCAATCCCTAAAACTGAGAAGATTTTCTAACTATTAATTCACCTTGTACTGTAATAGTGGTGGGCGTAAAATTATCTTTTTCTATGATATTATTAATCAAGGTATTAGCAGCTATTTCACCCACTTTGAACGGAAACTGATGGAATACCGTCAGCGATGGTTCGATAAGTGCCGCAATCTGGTCATCACCAAAACCTACTAATGCTATATCTTCTGGAATTCTGACATTGCGTTCTTTAAGAGCTACCAGCAGTTCTATGGCATTGCCATGATGTACCGAAAATATGGCATCGGGAGGCTCGGGCAGAGCCATCCATTGATTCAGAGCAACCAACGATTCATCTTTTTGGAAATGAATATGATAAACCAACGCCTCGTCGAAAGGAATATGATAGGCAGCCAAAGCAGCCACATACCCCTCGAATCGTTCTTTACTAATCAATAAATCCTTTGGGCCAGCACAAATGGCAATTCTTTTACAACCCTGCAGAATCAGATGCTCGACCAATAAATACGAGCCTCGAAAGTTATCCAAAATCACCTTTGCCGTTGGAAGTTCATAACAAACCCTATCAAAATGTACAATAGGTACGCCTCTGTTGAGGTGTAATTTGATATGCTCAAAAGACGTAGTTTCGATAGAATGGCTAATGAGCAAACCATCGACCTGACTACTTATTAGGGCTTGTACATTGAGGGTTTCGGTAGAATGTGATTCGTTCGACTGGCAAATCATTACTCTATAACCTGCATTGCTAGCAACGTGCTGAATACCAGCCAAAACACTCGCAAAGAAAGGGCGTTGAATATCAGGAATCACTACACCGATTGTATTGGTAGCTCCACGATTGAGGCTTTGAGCCAGTAGGTTGGGGCGATAGTCAAGCTCCTGAGCTACCCGAATAATCTCCTGGCGGGTAGCTTCATTAATTTCTTTGCTATTATTCAGGGCTCTTGATACTGTTGATGGTGCAACCCCCAAAGCCTTGGCAATATCTACGATTGTAGTTTGGTGCGACTTTTTTTGTATGGTCTGATGAGGTAATTGTATCGTAAAATATTGTTCACAGGCTTTACAATAAAAACGCTGTTGTCCTCTTACAAAACCCGCTTTAACCAGTGTTTCGGTTGCTCCGCACTTAATACATTGACTCATCTTGAATATAACTTTTTAAATAATTGTCTAAACCCCCTTTTTTATAGTACCACTACGGTAATATTTAATCAGTCTTCAATTTACATAAAATAAATTAGCTTTTAGTATATATCGAAAACGTTTCCGAAAACGAATCCGATATTTTTATAGAAATAAATCAATTAAAACATTGTTTAATATAAAAACATACCTGTACTTTTAGCTAAATAGCCAATAATTATCTACTAATCCCTGAGATACCAAAAGACTTTTTTTTGTACTTTACTTAGAAAAAGACTTTGGTTCTTCAAAAATACCCCTACTGAGTATGATACACACAATGAGATGGTTTGGCCCTAATGACCCTGTTTCGCTCATGGACATTCGGCAAGCTGGATGCACGGGTGTAGTTTCGGCCTTACACCAAATTCCTGTTGGTGACGTTTGGTCGGTTGAAGCCATTCAAGAACGCATCCAAATAATAGAACAACACAATCATAACTTTACCCCTTTAGAATGGCTAGTTGTAGAAAGCCTACCTGTGCATGAAGACATCAAAAAGGGGCTGCCTACTAAGGATTTTTACATAGAAAATTACAAAACATCTTTGCGGAATTTGGCTAGTTGTGGCATCAAAACGGTATGCTATAATTTTATGCCTGTTTTGGATTGGTCACGTACCAATATTAGTTATGAAATGCCCGATGGCTCAAAGGCGCTGCGGTTTGTTTGGGAGGACTTTGCTCTTTTCGATTTGTTTATTTTGAAACGCCCCAATGCTCCGCTTGATTATACCCCCGAAGTACAGGCTTCGGCCAAAACTAAATGGGAAAATATGAGTAAAGAAGCTATTGCCGAACTCACCAATACTGTTTTGTTAGGTTTGCCTGGTTCGGAAGAAGCTTTTGATTTAAACACCTTTCAGGGTTTATTGGATCAGTATGCTCATATTGGCGATAGTGAGTTACGCAATAACTTGTATTATTTTATACAGCAG
It includes:
- a CDS encoding glycoside hydrolase family 43 protein → MKKLLYVTYFLLYTSAILAQTAGNPVFKGWYADPEGIIFGKKYWIYPTYSAPYNKQVFFDAFSSTDLVTWTKHERILDTTAIKWAKRAVWAPSIIEKDGKYFLFFGANDIQNDNEYGGIGIAVADNPAGPFKDYLNKPLIDKFHNGAQPIDQFVFKDKDEYYLIYGGWRHCNIAHLKKDFTGFIPFEDGKIFKEITPENYVEGPFMFKKDGKYYFMWSEGGWTGPNYSVAYAIADSPFGPFKRIGKILQQDPKIGTGAGHHSVIHDPKSKDWYIVYHRRPLDQTDGNARVTCIDQMFFDKNGLIKPVVITNEGVKKNTIK
- a CDS encoding Fic family protein; the protein is MSLYIYQRAGWPFFEWDESLLSPLLGKVRYLQGKIAGRMEGVGISVRTETTLKNLTDDILKSTEIEGEVLNPLQVRSSIARRLGIEIAGLVPSDRNVDGVVEMMLDATQKYTDKLTRERLWGWQSSLFPSGWSGMYQVVTGNWRDNTKGPMQVVSGPLGRERIHYQAPSAELIDDEMSLFFRWFNNDTDTLDPVIKAGIAHLWFVTIHPFDDGNGRIARALTDMQLARAEQNTQRYYSMSTQIRLERKSYYDILEKTQKSSLDITQWLEWFLSCLYTALQTSDEMLSTILQKALFWEKHKETLLNERQRLMIIKLQDGIEGKLSSSKWAKMAKCSQDTAGRDIQDLIEKGILQKEDAGGRSTSYYLVV
- a CDS encoding LacI family DNA-binding transcriptional regulator, encoding MSQCIKCGATETLVKAGFVRGQQRFYCKACEQYFTIQLPHQTIQKKSHQTTIVDIAKALGVAPSTVSRALNNSKEINEATRQEIIRVAQELDYRPNLLAQSLNRGATNTIGVVIPDIQRPFFASVLAGIQHVASNAGYRVMICQSNESHSTETLNVQALISSQVDGLLISHSIETTSFEHIKLHLNRGVPIVHFDRVCYELPTAKVILDNFRGSYLLVEHLILQGCKRIAICAGPKDLLISKERFEGYVAALAAYHIPFDEALVYHIHFQKDESLVALNQWMALPEPPDAIFSVHHGNAIELLVALKERNVRIPEDIALVGFGDDQIAALIEPSLTVFHQFPFKVGEIAANTLINNIIEKDNFTPTTITVQGELIVRKSSQF
- the uxuA gene encoding mannonate dehydratase encodes the protein MIHTMRWFGPNDPVSLMDIRQAGCTGVVSALHQIPVGDVWSVEAIQERIQIIEQHNHNFTPLEWLVVESLPVHEDIKKGLPTKDFYIENYKTSLRNLASCGIKTVCYNFMPVLDWSRTNISYEMPDGSKALRFVWEDFALFDLFILKRPNAPLDYTPEVQASAKTKWENMSKEAIAELTNTVLLGLPGSEEAFDLNTFQGLLDQYAHIGDSELRNNLYYFIQQIAPLAQELGILLCIHPDDPPKSLLGLPRVVSTEDDLAQLMDACDVTANGITFCTGSLGVRADNDLPKMVKRFGNRIHFIHLRTTKREENPLNFHEAAHLNGDVDMYEVVKAFVEEEQHRKQTGHSNPSLPMRPDHGHQMLDDLHKRTYPGYSAIGRLKGLAELRGLELGIVRSMS